Proteins from a genomic interval of Quercus lobata isolate SW786 chromosome 11, ValleyOak3.0 Primary Assembly, whole genome shotgun sequence:
- the LOC115969197 gene encoding uncharacterized protein LOC115969197, with product MALAANSVIISHNTAFTSFDFPSSKFISNLHSHFHRFPRITITTTPSSSSSIAKATLSDVQLQDHKNNTFNTTSTTTWSEFATNVSGEWDGFGAEFTNEGNPIELPESVVPEAYREWEVKVFDWQTQCPTLAQPEEPLLIYKSIKLLPTVGCEADAATRYSIDERSIGGQDDKVSAFAYQASGSYVAVWPSEGNSSLELEYCLVNPQDRESRVRIIQVVNVDDRKMVLQKVRVFREQWYGPFRNGEQLGGCAIRDSGFAATDAMEASDVVGVWQGPRAVAKFDAFHTDLLQELRDDGVMKSVRDECDLIFLPKQLWCSFKQGTDGETCSEVGWLFDNGQEITSSCIFSAAKLKGVSIARETRAAEGV from the exons ATGGCATTAGCTGCGAATAGCGTCATAATATCCCATAACACAGCTTTCACTTCCTTTGATTTCCCTTCTTCTAAGTTTATCTCAAATCTTCATTCACACTTTCATCGTTTTCCTCGTATTACAATCACCACCActccctcttcctcttcctccatcGCCAAGGCCACTCTATCAGATGTTCAACTTCAAGACCACAAGAACAATACCTTCAATACCACCTCCACCACTA CTTGGTCAGAATTTGCCACAAATGTCTCTGGTGAATGGGATGGTTTTGGAGCAGAATTCACAAATGAAGGGAACCCAATTGAGCTTCCTGAATCTGTTGTCCCAGAAGCTTACAGAGAGTGGGAAGTAAAGGTATTTGATTGGCAAACTCAGTGCCCAACTCTTGCTCAACCAGAGGAACCCCTTCTTATATACAAGTCAATAAAGCTACTTCCCACAGTTGGGTGTGAAGCCGATGCTGCCACACGATATAGCATAGATGAGAGAAGTATTGGAGGTCAAGATGATAAAGTTTCTGCCTTTGCATATCAAGCTAGTGGAAGCTATGTAGCTGTGTGGCCAAGTGAGGGTAATTCATCGTTGGAGTTGGAGTATTGTTTGGTTAATCCTCAAGACCGAGAGTCGCGTGTGAGAATTATTCAGGTTGTGAATGTAGATGATAGGAAGATGGTGTTACAGAAAGTTCGAGTCTTTCGTGAGCAGTGGTATGGGCCTTTTAGGAATGGTGAACAGTTGGGTGGATGTGCTATCCGGGATTCTGGATTTGCTGCCACAGATGCCATGGAAGCCTCAGATGTTGTTGGTGTTTGGCAGGGCCCCCGTGCTGTTGCCAAGTTCGATGCTTTTCACACT GACTTACTTCAAGAACTGCGAGATGACGGTGTCATGAAGTCAGTAAGAGATGAATGTGACCTCATATTTCTTCCCAAGCAATTGTGGTGTTCATTTAAACAAGGTACAGATGGTGAAACTTGTAGTGAGGTGGGATGGCTCTTTGATAATGGGCAAGAAATCACATCAAGTTGTATCTTCTCTGCTGCAAAGTTGAAG GGAGTCTCCATAGCACGTGAAACTAGAGCTGCAGAGGGTGTATAG
- the LOC115968651 gene encoding uncharacterized protein LOC115968651 has product MSTIIHSFQKRSYLPTMATSTNQALPVSQSDSSKEQVSLRRRLSSLSLKIQPISAPATSWAFRRSKSVSSMGEYAGTSIKKWWDWGFSWILSRKPIFAKDLEMNEEETKMLGPQNKGSWRHVFYKVRSEIRKLVGSDQVRLPQTYKYSSYDYSKNFDNGSRT; this is encoded by the coding sequence ATGAGCACAATTATTCACAGCTTTCAGAAGAGAAGCTATTTACCCACCATGGCCACCTCCACAAACCAAGCACTCCCAGTCTCACAATCTGACTCCTCCAAAGAACAAGTCAGCCTACGCAGAAGactctcctctctctccctcaaaaTCCAACCCATCTCTGCCCCTGCTACTTCATGGGCTTTCCGAAGGTCAAAGTCTGTGTCTTCCATGGGAGAATATGCTGGCACTTCCATAAAGAAATGGTGGGACTGGGGCTTCTCTTGGATCCTCTCAAGAAAGCCCATTTTCGCCAAAGATCtagaaatgaatgaagaagaaactAAGATGCTCGGTCCTCAAAACAAAGGTAGCTGGAGACATGTTTTCTATAAGGTCAGGTCTGAGATCAGAAAGCTTGTTGGCTCTGACCAAGTTCGTCTTCCTCAAACCTACAAGTACAGTTCCTATGATTACTCCAAGAATTTTGACAATGGAAGTAGAACCTAA
- the LOC115967219 gene encoding receptor-like protein EIX2: MTVLSIVENRFSGTASSVCKIRGGILNFLNLSDNLLSGHLPNCFMHLRKLLILNLAGNNFTGEIPSSFGSLSQLHTLILRNNSSSGELPLPLKNCSLLKFVDLGNNKFSGSVPTWIGEGLPLLNILILCSNKFGGSIPLNLCRLKYLRILDLSVNNIFGTIPQCFNNFTAMAQKGDLFSGIIGSNYTDSYVYDYDDTEEFINDATVIMKGRELEYGKYLGLLKIINLASNKLTGKVPSEISSLLELVVLNISRNKLIGEIPRMIGQLKQLQSLDMSKNQFSNEIPSSMSELHFLSVLDLSYNNLSGKNPSGTQLQSFDAVDFIGNWALCGPPLPNKCPGQETPNQSDQPTNHDGNEDNEKDGDEFEKWFFAVAGFGFFIEFWRICGPLLFKSSWKGAYFYFWTT, encoded by the coding sequence ATGACAGTCTTGAGTATAGTCGAAAATCGTTTTTCGGGGACAGCTTCGTCTGTTTGTAAAATCAGGGGTGGGATTTTAAATTTCCTAAACCTCTCAGACAACCTTTTATCTGGACATCTCCCCAATTGTTTTATGCATTTGCGTAAGCTACTCATTCTGAACTTGGCTGGCAACAATTTCACTGGGGAAATTCCAAGCTCTTTTGGCTCTTTGTCTCAGCTGCACACTTTGATTTTGCGCAATAATAGTTCCTCTGGAGAATTACCTTTGCCTCTAAAAAATTGCAGTTTGTTGAAGTTTGTAGACTTGGGAAACAATAAATTCTCTGGATCAGTACCAACTTGGATTGGGGAGGGCTTGCCACTGTTGAATATTCTTATCCTATGTTCCAATAAGTTTGGTGGAAGCATACCATTAAATCTATGTCGGTTGAAATATTTACGAATCTTGGATCTTTCTGTAAATAACATATTTGGAACTATACCACAATGCTTCAACAATTTCACTGCCATGGCTCAGAAAGGAGATTTGTTCAGTGGAATCATTGGTAGTAATTACACTGATTCATATGTTTATGATTATGATGATACAGAAGAATTCATTAATGATGCAACGGTTATAATGAAAGGAAGGGAGTTGGAGTACGGAAAATATCTTGGACTATTAAAGATCATTAACCTTGCAAGTAACAAATTGACAGGGAAAGTTCCAAGTGAAATCTCGAGCCTCTTGGAGTTGGTTGTTCTGAACATATCAAGAAACAAGTTAATTGGAGAAATCCCACGAATGATCGGACAGTTGAAGCAGTTGCAATCACTTGATATGTCAAAGAAtcaattttcaaatgaaatccCATCTAGCATGTCAGAGTTACATTTTCTAAGCGTCTTGGACTTGTCTTACAACAATTTGTCTGGAAAAAATCCTTCAGGCACTCAACTGCAAAGCTTTGATGCAGTTGATTTTATTGGAAATTGGGCACTTTGTGGGCCTCCACTTCCAAATAAGTGCCCAGGTCAAGAAACACCAAACCAAAGTGATCAACCAACTAATCATGATGGCAATGAAGATAATGAAAAGGATGGAGATGAATTTGAGAAATGGTTTTTTGCTGTAGcaggatttggattttttatagaattttggAGAATTTGTGGACCTTTGCTCTTTAAGAGTTCTTGGAAGGGTGCTTATTTCTATTTCTGGACAACATGA
- the LOC115967220 gene encoding uncharacterized protein LOC115967220 translates to MELPWLCVGDFNEIVRNEEKMGGPLRRERQMMEFREALDYCSFRDLGFVGAPFTWCNNQYDGTVTWIRLDRAIATNTWIQFFPSTRVHHISGSLSDHCPLWICTDDENIRFYRKRRPFRFEAAWMKDEGYEGVIRNSWEGQSLSNPMERVVNKINRCSQSLQTWSKHSFGNIRRSLHQKKKLLVQVEKQSMGGSNHDQVRLLKAEVHDLMVKEECLWQQRARVEWLKAGDLNTSYFHSRANQRNRRNFISKLVLDSGEILEDEQKI, encoded by the coding sequence ATGGAACTCCCTTGGCTCTGCGTGGGAGACTTTAACGAGATTGTCAGAAACGAAGAAAAAATGGGCGGGCCATTACGACGAGAGAGACAAATGATGGAATTCAGAGAAGCCCTTGATTATTGTAGTTTTCGGGACCTGGGATTCGTGGGTGCACCCTTTACCTGGTGCAACAATCAGTATGACGGAACGGTCACGTGGATCCGTTTGGACAGAGCAATTGCTACTAATACTTGGATTCAATTCTTCCCATCAACCCGTGTACACCATATCTCAGGTTCACTTTCAGATCACTGTCCGTTATGGATTTGCACTGATGATGAGAATATTCGATTTTACAGGAAAAGAAGACCATTTAGATTCGAGGCAGCGTGGATGAAGGATGAAGGTTATGAAGGTGTAATAAGAAATTCATGGGAGGGACAATCCTTGTCCAACCCGATGGAAAGAGTGGTCAATAAGATTAACAGGTGTAGCCAATCACTTCAAACGTGGAGTAAACATTCTTTTGGAAACATTCGCCGTTCGCTGCACCAAAAGAAGAAACTACTAGTGCAGGTTGAGAAACAGTCCATGGGTGGATCAAATCACGACCAAGTAAGACTTTTGAAAGCTGAAGTTCATGATTTGATGGTGAAGGAAGAGTGCTTGTGGCAACAGCGAGCAAGGGTGGAGTGGCTGAAAGCAGGTGATCTCAATACCAGCTATTTCCATAGCCGGGCAAATCAACGTAACAGAAGGAATTTTATTTCCAAGCTGGTCCTTGACAGTGGTGAAATACTAGAGGAcgaacaaaaaatttga